One region of Flavobacterium pisciphilum genomic DNA includes:
- a CDS encoding efflux RND transporter periplasmic adaptor subunit: MKKTIAILFIGTLSIVSCDTKKTEQVETPKEYPTLKLKAQRANVSVEYPTTLEGEQTVEIRSKIDGYIEQVYVEEGSVVTKGQPLFKIDANSYLQEVNNKRAAVLAAEASLETAVIQTKRTAALAEKKIINTYELTSAKNIERVKRAELSQANADLSAAKSKLAFTNIVSPINGVVGSLPFKIGSLVSSTAPDPLTTVANTRQVYAYFSLSQQQLNSFLSQYSGNKLKDKFKNMPEVSLQTADGEIYPQKGKIQTLSGVLNASTGAANFKAVFPNPDAKLWSGASATIIIPTQFEDAILVPKKAVFELQGRFFVFAIDAQNVVRNTEIKIRNTATEKEYVVSEGVKSGVSIVTDGIGNLRDGEKITPIVALAKK, encoded by the coding sequence ATGAAAAAAACAATAGCAATCCTGTTTATAGGAACACTCTCAATAGTTTCATGTGATACTAAAAAAACGGAACAAGTAGAAACTCCAAAAGAATATCCAACACTTAAGTTAAAGGCTCAAAGAGCGAATGTTTCTGTTGAATATCCAACCACTTTAGAAGGGGAGCAAACGGTTGAAATACGCTCTAAAATAGATGGATATATTGAGCAAGTTTATGTAGAAGAAGGCTCGGTTGTAACCAAAGGACAACCTTTATTTAAAATAGATGCCAATAGTTATTTGCAAGAAGTAAACAATAAGAGAGCAGCAGTTTTGGCAGCTGAAGCCAGCTTAGAAACAGCAGTTATTCAAACAAAAAGAACAGCGGCTCTTGCGGAAAAGAAAATTATAAATACCTATGAATTAACGTCTGCTAAAAATATAGAAAGGGTTAAAAGAGCTGAATTAAGTCAGGCCAATGCTGATTTATCAGCGGCTAAGTCAAAGCTTGCCTTTACCAATATAGTGAGTCCGATTAATGGTGTGGTGGGGAGTTTGCCTTTTAAAATAGGTAGTTTGGTGAGTAGCACGGCACCTGACCCCTTAACAACAGTTGCAAATACAAGACAAGTATATGCTTATTTTTCGCTAAGTCAGCAGCAGCTAAATTCCTTTTTAAGTCAATATTCAGGAAATAAACTAAAGGATAAATTTAAGAATATGCCTGAGGTTTCTTTACAGACTGCCGATGGTGAAATATACCCACAAAAAGGAAAAATACAGACTTTAAGTGGTGTCTTAAATGCAAGCACAGGCGCTGCTAATTTTAAGGCAGTTTTTCCAAATCCAGATGCTAAACTTTGGAGTGGTGCAAGTGCTACGATTATTATCCCAACACAGTTTGAAGATGCAATTCTTGTTCCTAAAAAAGCAGTATTTGAATTGCAAGGACGCTTTTTCGTTTTTGCAATAGATGCTCAAAATGTAGTACGTAACACCGAAATAAAAATTAGAAATACAGCAACTGAAAAAGAGTATGTAGTAAGTGAAGGTGTAAAATCTGGAGTTAGTATTGTTACTGATGGAATAGGGAATTTAAGAGATGGAGAGAAAATTACGCCAATAGTTGCTTTAGCAAAAAAATAA
- a CDS encoding DUF2480 family protein codes for MEIINKIDASGIQTFDLRTYKPNGNDFLVFDIVPFLIEDFLLQEKTFRLEMAKIDWSQFKGKDVIICCSNDAIVPLWAYVLISSLLAPYTSIVVYSTTGNHESLLWMERIRKIEFSAFIGQKVVLKANSSIPEEILVLATSQLIKYVQTLMWGEAGSPLMIYKRK; via the coding sequence ATGGAAATAATAAATAAAATAGATGCTTCAGGAATACAAACTTTTGATTTACGGACTTATAAACCCAATGGGAATGATTTTTTAGTATTTGATATCGTACCGTTTCTTATAGAAGATTTTCTATTGCAGGAAAAAACATTTCGATTAGAAATGGCAAAGATAGATTGGAGTCAATTTAAAGGGAAAGATGTTATTATCTGTTGTTCAAATGATGCTATAGTTCCGCTTTGGGCTTATGTATTAATTAGTTCATTGTTGGCTCCTTATACATCAATAGTAGTGTATTCAACAACAGGAAATCATGAAAGTCTTTTATGGATGGAAAGAATAAGAAAGATTGAGTTTTCGGCTTTCATAGGTCAAAAAGTCGTTTTAAAAGCAAATTCATCTATACCAGAAGAAATTCTTGTATTGGCGACTAGCCAATTAATTAAATATGTACAAACCTTAATGTGGGGAGAAGCAGGTTCTCCTTTAATGATTTATAAAAGAAAATAA
- a CDS encoding helix-turn-helix transcriptional regulator: MLLKMRGPLTALEIAYELKITKEGVRQQLLKLVEDGYIHPQEESKGVGRPQKMFSLTPNGNSKFPDTHAELTLKLINIINTLGENTLQTVIDVYEETGKKKYHEEIDTIDNLEQKIKKLVEIRTREGYMAEYSKNDKGYLLVENHCPICAAATICQGFCASELNTFKSVLGKEIIINRISHIIAGDRRCAYQINAN, translated from the coding sequence ATGCTGCTCAAAATGCGAGGTCCTCTTACGGCCCTTGAGATTGCGTATGAGCTTAAGATAACAAAAGAAGGTGTTAGACAACAGCTACTTAAACTTGTTGAAGATGGTTATATTCATCCACAAGAAGAGTCTAAAGGTGTGGGAAGACCTCAAAAAATGTTTAGCCTTACTCCAAATGGAAACTCAAAATTTCCAGATACTCATGCTGAATTAACTCTTAAACTAATAAACATTATTAACACTCTGGGTGAAAATACCCTACAAACCGTTATAGATGTTTATGAGGAAACTGGTAAAAAGAAGTACCATGAAGAGATTGATACTATTGATAATCTCGAACAAAAGATTAAAAAACTTGTCGAAATAAGAACGAGAGAAGGTTATATGGCCGAATACTCAAAGAATGACAAAGGCTATCTTTTGGTTGAAAATCATTGTCCTATTTGTGCTGCTGCAACAATTTGCCAAGGTTTCTGCGCCTCTGAATTAAATACATTTAAATCTGTATTAGGAAAAGAAATCATAATCAATCGCATTAGCCATATAATTGCTGGTGACAGAAGATGTGCATATCAGATTAATGCTAATTAA
- a CDS encoding lipase family protein, whose amino-acid sequence MKFLKSLVVGSFFLLSFSNSIAQDLKPGFDKAEYRELIYIATQSTESPEKAKLIPQPEHSKLVYRSKPIGLDNLWELWLKDENTAVLCTRGTTEKGVSWLANLYAAMTPAKGELKISNSDTFQYELSTNKDAAVHTGYLLSTAFISKEMLPKIDSCYNSGIKNFIIMGHSQGGGISYLLTAHFYSLQSKGLLPADIRFKTYSSAAPKPGNLYFAYDYERKTQNGWAFNVVSAVDWVPQTPFSVEMTEDLPIVSPIPLVEETIKKQTFFKRMFLNMVYGKLTDPSRKTVKTYQKLLGKEVAKRVKEFLPEFVPPPFYNSNNYVRTGNTIVLYPNPNDAKYYETFPNNTKDIMMHHSFPPYLYLLNQLE is encoded by the coding sequence ATGAAATTTCTAAAATCATTAGTAGTAGGAAGCTTTTTTCTGTTATCATTTTCGAATAGTATTGCACAAGACTTAAAACCTGGATTTGACAAAGCTGAATATAGAGAATTAATATATATTGCTACTCAATCGACAGAATCTCCTGAAAAAGCGAAACTAATTCCTCAACCTGAGCACTCTAAATTAGTATATCGAAGCAAGCCAATTGGACTTGATAATCTTTGGGAATTGTGGCTAAAAGATGAAAACACAGCTGTTTTATGCACAAGAGGTACTACTGAAAAAGGAGTGAGCTGGCTTGCTAACCTTTATGCTGCAATGACGCCGGCCAAAGGTGAATTAAAGATTTCAAATTCAGATACCTTCCAATATGAACTATCTACCAATAAAGATGCTGCAGTTCATACAGGCTATTTATTAAGTACTGCTTTTATTTCTAAAGAAATGCTTCCGAAGATAGATTCTTGTTATAATTCAGGGATTAAGAACTTCATAATTATGGGGCATAGCCAAGGGGGAGGCATAAGTTATTTGCTCACGGCTCATTTTTATAGTTTGCAAAGTAAAGGGCTTTTGCCTGCCGATATTCGTTTTAAAACGTATAGTAGTGCAGCACCAAAACCTGGAAATTTATATTTTGCTTATGATTATGAACGTAAAACACAAAATGGTTGGGCTTTTAATGTTGTGAGTGCAGTGGATTGGGTACCTCAAACGCCTTTTTCAGTTGAAATGACTGAGGATTTACCTATAGTAAGTCCAATTCCATTAGTTGAAGAAACGATTAAGAAACAGACTTTTTTTAAGCGAATGTTTTTAAATATGGTTTACGGAAAATTAACTGATCCATCGCGTAAAACCGTTAAAACGTATCAAAAATTATTGGGGAAAGAAGTAGCAAAAAGAGTTAAAGAGTTTTTGCCTGAGTTTGTACCACCTCCGTTTTATAATAGTAATAATTATGTGAGAACCGGAAATACAATTGTTCTATATCCAAATCCGAATGATGCAAAATATTATGAAACTTTCCCAAACAATACAAAGGATATAATGATGCATCATTCTTTTCCTCCTTATCTATATCTCTTAAATCAACTCGAATAA
- a CDS encoding GNAT family N-acetyltransferase codes for MSNLYQSQKIIIREFLIEEQQTFLNLFKDDQVTQYLPEASPERYVEMFNELLENYKTGKLSRWAIFDTTNDNFIGMCVARVFVHNSNQLEIGYVLSKEYWGKGIATEVCKAITQYCFTNTDTNEVVAITDLDNNSSQNVLRKAGFEQLADLNLTGRNEDVAFFLIKRPLL; via the coding sequence ATGTCAAATCTATACCAAAGCCAAAAAATAATTATTCGCGAATTTTTAATTGAGGAACAACAAACATTTTTAAACTTATTTAAAGACGATCAAGTTACTCAATATCTACCCGAAGCTTCACCGGAGAGATATGTAGAAATGTTTAATGAACTACTTGAAAATTACAAAACGGGAAAACTTAGCCGATGGGCTATCTTTGATACAACAAATGATAATTTTATAGGAATGTGTGTTGCACGTGTTTTTGTACACAACTCTAATCAATTGGAAATTGGATATGTACTTAGCAAAGAATATTGGGGTAAAGGTATCGCTACAGAAGTTTGCAAAGCTATAACTCAATATTGTTTTACAAATACTGATACAAACGAGGTAGTTGCTATAACCGATCTTGATAACAACTCATCACAAAATGTATTGCGAAAAGCAGGATTTGAGCAATTGGCTGATTTAAATTTAACAGGGAGAAATGAAGACGTAGCTTTTTTTTTAATTAAAAGACCGCTACTTTAA
- a CDS encoding winged helix-turn-helix transcriptional regulator yields the protein MKTKEKSPENKVCPLEVAVNSISGKWKVPIVWQINEGKKRPSEFLRGIAKVDRRVLNQQLKEMEQDGILTKVSFNELPPRVEYSLTELGEKLVTILWMLNDWGKLMIPAEED from the coding sequence ATGAAAACAAAGGAAAAAAGCCCAGAAAATAAAGTTTGCCCATTAGAGGTAGCTGTTAATTCTATTAGTGGAAAATGGAAAGTTCCTATTGTTTGGCAAATAAATGAGGGAAAAAAACGCCCAAGCGAATTTTTGCGTGGAATTGCAAAAGTAGACCGTAGAGTTTTGAATCAGCAGTTAAAAGAAATGGAGCAAGACGGAATTTTGACCAAAGTTTCTTTTAATGAGCTTCCGCCAAGAGTAGAGTATTCACTCACAGAATTAGGAGAAAAATTGGTTACTATTTTATGGATGCTAAATGATTGGGGGAAATTAATGATTCCTGCTGAGGAAGATTAA
- a CDS encoding DNA alkylation repair protein codes for MAEIKRKGSRSTKDIPIGILEKLNKGEIETANLVEWLAIDQKLLLKNFLLQNDRSKYLESIITNIDALKKQTVNTINESIGTSLFRLAKLEKDTELFTILSTHKSDLVRCWATYTIGKNEELSINEMLDQIQPFSADKHFGVREICWLAVRPTITKNLAEALTILSEWTKHSDENIRRFASEATRPRGVWCEHLEVLKQNPKLGLVILEPLKSDSTKYVQDSVGNWLNDASKTNPEFVIETCKKWKEISPTKETAYIIKKALRTIEK; via the coding sequence ATGGCAGAAATAAAACGTAAAGGTTCACGCTCTACAAAGGACATACCTATCGGCATTTTAGAAAAACTTAATAAAGGAGAAATTGAAACTGCTAATCTAGTAGAATGGCTAGCTATTGATCAAAAACTATTACTCAAAAATTTTCTTTTACAAAATGATCGTTCTAAGTATCTTGAATCAATCATTACAAATATTGATGCTCTAAAAAAACAAACAGTCAATACTATAAATGAATCTATTGGAACTAGTCTTTTTAGATTAGCCAAACTAGAAAAGGATACTGAACTTTTTACAATACTTTCAACTCATAAATCTGACTTAGTAAGATGCTGGGCAACCTATACTATTGGAAAAAATGAAGAGCTATCAATTAATGAGATGTTAGACCAAATTCAACCCTTTTCTGCTGACAAACATTTTGGTGTTAGAGAAATTTGCTGGCTGGCTGTAAGACCAACTATAACTAAAAACTTAGCTGAAGCCCTAACTATTTTATCTGAATGGACAAAACACTCCGATGAGAATATAAGACGATTTGCAAGTGAAGCCACAAGACCAAGAGGAGTTTGGTGCGAACATCTCGAAGTATTAAAACAAAATCCAAAACTAGGCTTAGTTATTTTAGAACCTCTAAAATCTGATAGTACAAAATATGTACAAGATAGCGTTGGTAACTGGCTAAATGATGCCAGCAAAACTAACCCTGAGTTTGTTATAGAAACTTGCAAAAAGTGGAAAGAAATTAGCCCCACAAAAGAAACAGCTTATATCATTAAAAAGGCTCTCCGAACTATCGAAAAATAA
- a CDS encoding dihydrodipicolinate reductase C-terminal domain-containing protein, with amino-acid sequence MKIGLIGFGKTGKSVASVLLENKIFCLEWVLRQSTVLEHRSVPEFFGVPSEEPGLIYSSSKTTMKELLDKHPVDIIIDFSSSLGIHTYGEIAAQRGIKIISAISHYTEKELKLLKELAIKTTVFWSPNITLGVNYLLFAAKFLKKIAPWVDIEVNEEHFKLKQGTSGTAIKIAEALDVEKENINSVRAGGIVGKHEVIFGFPYQTVRLIHESISREAFGTGIVFVAENIENKDIGLYNFEDILAPYFQTDCQ; translated from the coding sequence ATGAAAATAGGATTAATAGGATTTGGGAAAACAGGAAAATCAGTAGCTTCTGTGTTACTAGAAAATAAGATTTTTTGTTTAGAATGGGTTTTAAGACAAAGTACTGTACTAGAGCATCGATCAGTTCCAGAATTTTTTGGAGTTCCATCGGAAGAGCCAGGATTAATATATTCAAGTTCTAAAACAACAATGAAAGAGCTTTTAGATAAACATCCAGTAGATATTATAATTGATTTTTCTTCAAGTTTGGGTATTCATACTTATGGAGAAATTGCAGCTCAAAGAGGAATTAAAATTATATCGGCTATATCTCATTATACAGAGAAAGAGTTAAAGCTTTTAAAAGAATTAGCCATTAAAACAACAGTGTTTTGGTCTCCAAATATTACTTTGGGAGTAAATTATTTATTATTTGCAGCCAAATTTTTGAAGAAAATAGCTCCTTGGGTAGATATTGAAGTAAATGAAGAACATTTTAAACTAAAGCAAGGAACTTCAGGTACAGCTATTAAAATTGCAGAAGCTCTAGATGTTGAAAAAGAAAATATAAATTCAGTTAGGGCAGGAGGTATCGTAGGAAAACATGAAGTAATATTTGGATTTCCATATCAAACGGTGCGGCTTATTCACGAATCGATTTCGAGGGAAGCATTTGGAACAGGCATTGTCTTTGTAGCCGAAAACATAGAAAACAAAGATATTGGACTGTATAATTTTGAGGATATTTTGGCACCTTACTTTCAAACAGACTGCCAGTAA
- a CDS encoding UDP-glucose--hexose-1-phosphate uridylyltransferase, with the protein MRNFNINEDPHRRYNPLLNEWVLVSPHREKRPWQGQNELVVTEPLPKYDSTCYLCPENVRANGINNPKYEGSFVFDNDFAAMKQDEIIYEEDIKYTFFLAKPERGISRVVCFSPRHDLTLPEMEIKDIENIIKTWQKEYTDLGAIKYINYVQIFENKGSVMGCSNPHPHGQIWAQSSLPTQVEKTQTSLKNYFDKYENTLLEDYLKAELKKESRIVIENDHFVALVPFWAVWPYETMIISKRVFGRITDFTAEEAVSFATILKQLTTKYDNIFGTSFPYSSGIHQAPTDGNEHPEWHFHMHFYPPLLRSASVKKFMVGYEMLGESQRDLTPEKSAAVLREQSNVHYKMES; encoded by the coding sequence ATGAGAAACTTTAACATTAATGAAGATCCCCACAGAAGGTATAATCCATTACTCAACGAATGGGTTCTAGTTTCGCCCCATAGAGAAAAACGCCCTTGGCAAGGACAAAATGAGCTCGTTGTTACAGAGCCATTGCCAAAATACGATTCAACTTGTTATTTGTGTCCAGAGAATGTGAGAGCAAACGGAATAAACAATCCTAAATATGAAGGTAGTTTTGTTTTCGACAATGATTTTGCTGCTATGAAGCAAGATGAAATTATATATGAAGAAGATATTAAATATACTTTTTTCTTAGCTAAACCAGAAAGAGGAATATCACGAGTAGTTTGTTTTTCGCCTAGACATGACCTTACATTGCCAGAAATGGAGATTAAGGACATTGAAAATATTATTAAAACGTGGCAAAAAGAATATACTGATTTAGGTGCAATTAAATACATAAATTATGTTCAGATTTTTGAAAATAAAGGAAGCGTTATGGGATGTAGTAATCCTCACCCGCATGGACAAATTTGGGCACAATCATCATTACCTACTCAGGTAGAAAAAACACAAACTAGTTTAAAGAACTATTTCGATAAATACGAAAACACACTTTTAGAAGATTATCTAAAAGCTGAATTAAAAAAAGAAAGCCGAATTGTTATTGAAAACGATCACTTTGTAGCTTTGGTTCCATTTTGGGCTGTATGGCCGTATGAGACTATGATTATAAGTAAGAGAGTTTTTGGAAGGATAACAGATTTTACTGCTGAAGAAGCAGTTTCATTTGCTACAATTTTGAAGCAGCTAACCACAAAATACGATAATATTTTTGGTACATCTTTCCCTTATTCATCTGGAATTCACCAAGCGCCTACAGATGGGAATGAACACCCAGAATGGCATTTTCATATGCATTTTTATCCACCTTTGTTACGATCAGCTTCTGTTAAGAAATTCATGGTTGGATACGAAATGTTAGGAGAGTCACAACGAGATTTAACTCCTGAAAAAAGTGCTGCTGTTTTAAGAGAACAATCAAATGTTCATTATAAAATGGAGTCATAA
- the galK gene encoding galactokinase yields the protein MNDILIQNTTRFFKEKFGNEPQKIVLSPGRINIIGEHIDYNDGYVLPAAIDKVICFALEKNNSQKAKVYAIDLNDEFEFDLTKEIQLSDVVWTNYILGVVKQLQDNGFSLEGFNCVFSSNIPVGSGLSSSAALECGMIYGIKALFELAIKKVDIALLGQKAEHWVGINCGIMDQFSSVHGLENKVLKLDCKTLEFEYHEANFNDYALVLFDSNVKHSLFTSEYNTRREECEKGLSIIKKNFPEIKSFRDCTENQLLSIRDKMDETVFKRVHYVVKEISRVAQACDALDKGDIELLGQLLFETHNGLSNEYEVSCEELDMLVATAKEDDAIIGSRLMGGGFGGCTINLIKKGQEIEVKNKFSSLYLDIFGIELKFYDVKIGNGTSLYTLDK from the coding sequence ATGAATGATATTTTAATCCAGAATACAACTCGTTTTTTTAAAGAAAAATTTGGGAACGAACCGCAAAAAATTGTTCTTTCACCAGGAAGAATTAATATAATAGGTGAACATATTGATTACAATGATGGATATGTTTTGCCAGCAGCTATCGATAAGGTTATTTGTTTTGCTTTAGAAAAAAACAATTCCCAAAAAGCAAAAGTATACGCAATAGACTTAAATGATGAATTTGAATTTGATTTAACAAAAGAAATTCAATTGAGTGACGTTGTGTGGACAAATTATATTTTGGGTGTTGTAAAACAATTACAAGATAACGGATTTTCTTTAGAAGGTTTTAATTGCGTTTTTAGTAGCAACATTCCGGTTGGTTCAGGATTATCATCTTCGGCAGCATTAGAATGTGGAATGATTTATGGAATAAAAGCACTTTTTGAGCTTGCTATAAAAAAGGTTGATATTGCATTATTAGGGCAAAAAGCAGAGCACTGGGTAGGGATTAATTGTGGTATTATGGACCAATTTTCAAGTGTTCATGGCCTTGAAAATAAAGTTCTCAAATTAGACTGTAAAACGTTGGAATTTGAATACCATGAGGCAAATTTTAATGATTATGCCTTGGTATTATTTGATAGTAACGTAAAACATTCGCTATTTACATCGGAGTATAATACACGTCGGGAAGAATGTGAAAAAGGGCTGTCGATAATTAAAAAGAACTTTCCTGAAATAAAAAGTTTTAGAGATTGTACAGAAAATCAATTATTGAGTATCCGAGATAAAATGGATGAAACTGTTTTTAAAAGGGTACATTATGTTGTAAAAGAAATTAGTAGGGTCGCACAAGCTTGTGATGCTCTTGATAAAGGCGATATTGAGCTATTAGGACAGCTACTATTTGAAACTCACAATGGCTTATCTAATGAATATGAGGTAAGTTGTGAAGAATTAGATATGCTTGTTGCAACTGCAAAAGAGGATGACGCCATAATAGGCTCTAGATTAATGGGGGGAGGTTTTGGGGGTTGCACCATCAATTTAATTAAAAAAGGACAAGAAATTGAGGTAAAAAATAAGTTTTCATCCCTTTATTTAGATATATTTGGGATTGAATTAAAATTTTACGACGTAAAAATAGGAAACGGAACATCACTTTACACCTTAGATAAATAA
- a CDS encoding DoxX family protein, with translation MNYIPLIGRILFSAIFMYSSIANFSDYYIYEATTKGIPSSYILVPLVGIFELLGGLSILTGFMAKWGAWLIILILLPVTIFMHDFWNIEDPVRYQFVLMTFMRNLSIIGAALMISFFGAGPYSFDEYKARL, from the coding sequence ATGAATTATATCCCTTTAATCGGTAGAATCTTATTTAGTGCAATTTTTATGTATTCTTCAATCGCAAACTTTTCAGATTACTATATTTATGAAGCGACAACAAAAGGAATACCATCTTCTTATATATTAGTTCCCTTGGTTGGGATTTTTGAATTACTGGGAGGATTAAGTATCTTAACTGGATTTATGGCCAAATGGGGGGCATGGTTAATAATTCTAATTCTTTTACCAGTAACAATTTTTATGCATGATTTTTGGAATATCGAAGATCCAGTTCGTTATCAATTTGTTCTTATGACTTTTATGAGAAACTTATCCATTATTGGTGCTGCATTAATGATCTCATTTTTTGGCGCAGGACCATATAGTTTTGACGAATATAAAGCTAGATTATAA
- a CDS encoding Hsp20/alpha crystallin family protein, producing the protein MLSIRKNGNNSQSFPSLLLDDIFGRELFNWENSNFSATSTTVPSINIKENAENFEVELAAPGMDKNDFKVTLDDNLLTISSSKKDEKETVEDNFTRREFSYQSFQRSFELPNNVVDEENIKAHYDNGLLHLVIPKKEEAKENKAPRVIEIS; encoded by the coding sequence ATGTTAAGTATCAGAAAAAACGGAAACAATTCACAATCATTCCCATCATTATTATTAGATGATATTTTTGGTCGTGAACTTTTTAACTGGGAAAACAGCAATTTTTCGGCTACAAGTACAACAGTACCATCAATAAATATCAAAGAAAATGCCGAAAATTTTGAAGTAGAACTTGCTGCACCAGGAATGGATAAAAATGATTTTAAAGTTACTCTTGACGATAATTTATTGACAATATCATCAAGTAAAAAAGATGAAAAAGAAACAGTTGAAGATAATTTCACTCGTCGAGAATTTAGTTATCAATCATTCCAACGAAGTTTTGAATTACCAAACAACGTTGTTGATGAAGAAAATATAAAAGCGCATTATGATAACGGACTTTTGCACCTTGTTATTCCTAAAAAAGAAGAAGCAAAGGAAAATAAAGCTCCGCGAGTAATTGAAATTAGTTAA
- a CDS encoding VIT1/CCC1 transporter family protein translates to MEMEQHYINRSGWVRAAVLGANDGILSTTSLAIGIAAASSTREPIILATLAGLVAGALSMAAGEYVSVSSQSDIETADLERERIALETMPELELLELSDIYEKRGLSPELAREVATQLTAHNALESHARDELGINEITQARPLQAAFASAASFIVGGILPLLVSIFAPLKDIVISQYAFAIIFLALSGALAAKVGGSNTIKAIVRISIWGTFAMGVSALVGYIFGVNI, encoded by the coding sequence ATGGAAATGGAACAGCATTATATAAACAGGAGTGGTTGGGTTCGGGCAGCTGTGCTTGGTGCTAATGATGGTATTTTATCAACTACTAGTTTAGCTATTGGTATTGCTGCTGCAAGTAGTACTCGAGAACCCATTATTTTGGCAACTCTTGCTGGTTTGGTAGCTGGTGCTTTATCTATGGCTGCTGGCGAATATGTTTCAGTAAGTTCCCAATCTGATATTGAAACTGCTGATCTCGAAAGAGAGCGTATAGCATTAGAAACCATGCCTGAACTAGAACTATTAGAGCTATCTGATATCTATGAAAAAAGAGGACTATCCCCTGAACTTGCTAGAGAAGTAGCCACACAATTAACAGCTCATAACGCATTAGAATCACATGCTAGAGATGAATTGGGTATCAACGAAATTACCCAAGCAAGACCACTGCAAGCCGCTTTTGCTTCGGCGGCATCATTCATCGTAGGTGGAATTCTACCTCTACTTGTTTCTATTTTTGCTCCGCTTAAAGATATTGTTATATCACAATATGCTTTTGCCATAATCTTTCTTGCCCTTTCTGGTGCCTTAGCTGCCAAAGTTGGAGGTTCTAACACCATCAAAGCTATAGTAAGAATTTCTATTTGGGGTACTTTTGCAATGGGCGTATCTGCATTGGTAGGTTACATTTTTGGAGTAAATATATAA